The following are from one region of the Thermus thermamylovorans genome:
- the cas6e gene encoding type I-E CRISPR-associated protein Cas6/Cse3/CasE has product MWISKLVLDLRSKAARRDLASPYEMHRTLSKAVSQALAEGRERLLWRLEPTRGLEDPVVLVQTLTEPDWGVLEAGYARVYPPKPFHPVLHPGQVLRFRLKANPSKRARETGERVALKTQAEKFFWLERKLREGGFRLVEEDGRPLADIHQDTFLEVRHKDGHLLQVQAVLFEGVLEVVDPEMALKTLERGIGPGKVLGLGLLSLRP; this is encoded by the coding sequence ATGTGGATCAGCAAGCTGGTGCTTGATCTCCGCTCCAAGGCCGCCCGCAGGGACCTGGCCAGCCCCTACGAGATGCACCGCACCCTCTCCAAGGCGGTTTCCCAGGCTCTGGCGGAGGGGCGGGAGCGGCTGCTATGGCGCCTCGAGCCCACCCGGGGCCTCGAGGACCCCGTGGTCCTGGTGCAGACCCTCACCGAGCCGGACTGGGGCGTTCTGGAGGCCGGATACGCCCGGGTCTATCCCCCCAAGCCCTTCCACCCTGTCCTGCACCCCGGGCAGGTCCTCCGCTTCCGCCTGAAGGCCAACCCCAGCAAGCGGGCGCGGGAAACCGGGGAACGGGTGGCCCTCAAGACCCAAGCAGAAAAGTTCTTCTGGCTAGAGCGAAAGCTGCGGGAGGGAGGTTTCCGCCTTGTGGAGGAGGATGGGCGCCCGCTAGCGGACATACACCAGGACACCTTTCTGGAGGTACGCCACAAGGACGGCCACCTGCTCCAGGTCCAAGCGGTGCTCTTTGAGGGGGTCCTGGAGGTGGTGGACCCCGAGATGGCCCTGAAAACCCTGGAGCGGGGTATTGGTCCGGGGAAGGTGCTTGGCCTCGGCCTCCTCTCCCTGCGTCCATAG
- the casB gene encoding type I-E CRISPR-associated protein Cse2/CasB encodes MSKAFVDWLEKLKESQSWTAARATLRRSLAFAPGAYPPAFPYVEAFVREEGWQREAHYLVAALYALKDGAHQEGRTLARALKEAERARDSKSVERRFLALLDADRDQIAFRLRQAVGLVEGGLDFAQLLEDLLRWFDPRRRVQARWAREYYGVREEQTQEGIEEVKA; translated from the coding sequence ATGAGCAAGGCTTTTGTGGATTGGTTGGAGAAGCTCAAGGAAAGCCAGAGCTGGACCGCGGCCCGGGCCACTTTAAGGCGGAGCCTGGCCTTTGCGCCGGGGGCTTATCCGCCCGCCTTCCCCTACGTGGAGGCCTTCGTGCGGGAGGAAGGTTGGCAACGGGAGGCCCACTACCTGGTGGCCGCCCTCTACGCCCTGAAGGACGGGGCCCACCAGGAGGGGCGCACCCTGGCCCGGGCCCTGAAGGAGGCGGAGCGCGCCCGGGACTCTAAGAGCGTGGAGAGGCGCTTCCTGGCCCTTTTGGATGCAGACCGGGACCAGATCGCCTTCCGTCTGCGCCAAGCGGTGGGCCTGGTGGAAGGCGGTTTGGACTTCGCCCAACTGCTGGAGGACCTCCTCCGGTGGTTCGACCCGAGGAGGCGGGTCCAGGCCCGCTGGGCCCGGGAGTACTACGGCGTTCGGGAAGAGCAGACACAAGAAGGGATAGAGGAGGTGAAGGCATGA
- the casA gene encoding type I-E CRISPR-associated protein Cse1/CasA, whose product MAKFSLLEQPWIPVLQESRVREVGLAEALLEAHTIARIETPSPLEEVALHRLLLAVLYRALPLVRGGCDALELLEQGGFDRNALQIYLCRFCDRFYLFHDTAPFLQIPDLPDKDPLPWAKLLPELASGNNPTLFDHTTEENVPLASYAQAARALLVHQAYAPGGLLKRLGVTSAKDAPLARPAAFLAVGENLFQTLVLNLVPQKDPGVPVWELPPLRTQDVQGHATRWPLQGAARVYAWPSRGVLLLDEGCGVRKVAYGPGVEPLEVGFRDPMVAYRLGDKGQVLPLRLSVEKSFWRDFSAMLPAAGGSFPATLAHAVRVAEEMGLRLELRVLGQVSDQAKVLDVRREVYPLPQGFLSPEAEELLQKALELAERVGNALYGVAREVAKGVLGDKDQEELRRFQDSLPLLPLYWAALDGRFPRFLEGLAQPDAMDRWRGEVRQAALRAWEETRAFVGTEGRHLKGLAVGERAMGLALTHAQAREGRP is encoded by the coding sequence TTGGCTAAGTTCAGCCTGTTGGAACAGCCATGGATCCCGGTGCTGCAAGAGAGCCGGGTGCGGGAGGTGGGGCTTGCGGAGGCTCTTCTCGAAGCCCACACTATAGCGCGCATTGAAACACCCTCACCTCTGGAGGAGGTCGCTCTCCACCGCCTCCTTCTGGCGGTGCTCTACCGGGCCCTACCCCTGGTAAGGGGTGGTTGTGATGCCTTGGAACTCCTGGAACAAGGCGGGTTTGACCGCAACGCTCTCCAGATATACCTGTGCCGCTTCTGCGACCGCTTCTACCTCTTCCACGATACTGCCCCCTTCCTGCAAATCCCCGACCTGCCCGACAAAGACCCCCTGCCCTGGGCCAAGCTCCTGCCGGAGCTGGCCAGCGGCAACAACCCCACCCTCTTCGACCACACCACCGAGGAGAACGTGCCCCTCGCCTCCTATGCCCAGGCGGCCCGGGCCCTCCTGGTGCACCAAGCCTACGCCCCTGGCGGGCTCCTCAAGCGGCTTGGGGTCACCTCGGCCAAGGACGCTCCCCTGGCCAGGCCCGCGGCTTTTTTGGCCGTGGGGGAGAACCTCTTCCAGACCCTGGTCCTAAACCTGGTGCCCCAGAAGGACCCTGGGGTGCCCGTGTGGGAGCTGCCGCCCCTCCGCACCCAAGACGTACAGGGCCACGCCACCCGCTGGCCCTTGCAGGGCGCCGCCCGGGTCTACGCCTGGCCCAGCCGGGGGGTACTCCTCCTGGACGAGGGATGCGGGGTACGGAAGGTGGCCTATGGTCCCGGGGTGGAGCCCCTGGAGGTGGGCTTCCGCGACCCCATGGTGGCCTACCGCCTGGGGGACAAGGGCCAGGTGCTCCCCTTACGCCTCAGCGTGGAAAAGAGCTTCTGGCGGGATTTTTCCGCCATGCTCCCCGCCGCTGGGGGGAGCTTTCCCGCCACCCTGGCCCACGCCGTTCGGGTGGCGGAGGAGATGGGCTTGAGGCTGGAGCTTCGGGTGCTGGGCCAGGTGTCCGACCAGGCTAAGGTGCTGGATGTGCGCCGGGAGGTCTACCCCCTGCCCCAAGGTTTCCTCTCCCCGGAGGCGGAGGAGCTTTTGCAGAAGGCCCTCGAGCTTGCGGAAAGGGTTGGGAACGCCCTGTATGGGGTAGCCCGGGAGGTGGCCAAGGGGGTTCTGGGCGACAAGGACCAGGAAGAGCTCCGCCGCTTCCAGGACTCCTTGCCCCTCCTCCCCCTCTACTGGGCCGCTTTGGACGGGCGCTTCCCCCGGTTTCTGGAGGGCTTAGCCCAACCGGACGCCATGGACCGGTGGCGGGGGGAGGTGAGGCAGGCGGCCCTTAGGGCCTGGGAGGAAACCCGGGCCTTCGTGGGTACGGAAGGACGGCACCTGAAGGGTCTGGCGGTGGGGGAGAGGGCCATGGGTCTAGCCCTGACCCACGCCCAGGCCAGGGAGGGGAGGCCATGA
- the cas5e gene encoding type I-E CRISPR-associated protein Cas5/CasD, producing the protein MATLLLRLQGPMQSWGTRSRFDHRDTWPYPTKSGVLGLLAAALGRDREEDISDLAALRMGVRVDRRGVLRVDYQTAQEVLRADLKGRGNVQSWRYYLADAAFLVGLEGPFSLLQEAHRALENPRYVLYLGRKGYVPSPPPYLEDGLREEPLEEALKAYPFLGKGKEGKDPRPEEGFLLVLEAEEGRLVYDQPVAPFAQRRFGARYVREEVLPKEAVPPPKEGDHVDQQAGA; encoded by the coding sequence ATGGCCACCCTTCTCCTGCGGCTCCAAGGCCCCATGCAGTCCTGGGGTACAAGGAGCCGCTTCGACCACCGGGACACCTGGCCCTACCCCACCAAAAGCGGCGTCCTGGGCCTCCTGGCCGCCGCCTTGGGCCGGGACCGGGAGGAGGACATCTCCGACCTGGCCGCCCTGCGGATGGGGGTGCGGGTGGACCGGAGGGGGGTGTTGCGGGTGGACTACCAGACGGCCCAGGAGGTCCTGCGGGCCGACCTTAAAGGGCGGGGGAATGTGCAGAGTTGGCGCTACTACCTTGCCGATGCCGCCTTTTTGGTGGGCCTCGAGGGGCCCTTCTCCCTCTTGCAGGAGGCCCACCGGGCCCTGGAGAACCCTCGCTATGTCCTCTACCTGGGCAGGAAGGGCTACGTGCCAAGCCCCCCGCCCTACCTGGAGGACGGCTTGCGGGAAGAACCCCTGGAGGAGGCCCTTAAGGCCTACCCCTTCCTCGGGAAGGGCAAGGAAGGGAAGGATCCCAGGCCCGAAGAGGGCTTCCTCCTGGTTCTGGAGGCGGAGGAGGGGCGCCTGGTCTACGACCAGCCCGTGGCCCCCTTTGCCCAGCGGCGCTTTGGGGCCCGGTACGTGCGGGAGGAGGTACTGCCCAAGGAAGCGGTGCCTCCGCCCAAGGAGGGAGACCATGTGGATCAGCAAGCTGGTGCTTGA
- the cas7e gene encoding type I-E CRISPR-associated protein Cas7/Cse4/CasC: MKLLEVHVIQTVAPSNLNRDDTGSPKDALFGGFRRARISSQAQKRAVRVAFKEWSLLSQAEVAVRTKRLLEALLERLRDVPEDKAKLAAENALNALGFGVKGGRTEYLLFLGAGELDRLAGLIRNNLETLTAQEAKGKKKAEVDGELKKALEKVLDGGKAVDLALFGRMLADRPEFGVDAACQVAHALSTHKVDREFDFYTAVDDLNPKEETGAGMMGDVEFYSATMYRYAVVNLDKLLENLQGDQELARKGALAFLEAFALTLPSGKQNSFAAHNPPLFLAFRAGVGMPRNLATAFERPIWPKEGKALSDLSVEALAREWAKFDRAYGPLSPEWKGALNLTEGEAEGLPPAQSLPELRGKVEEALRALLEG; encoded by the coding sequence ATGAAGCTTCTGGAAGTGCACGTGATCCAGACGGTGGCCCCCAGCAACCTGAACCGGGACGACACGGGAAGCCCCAAGGACGCCCTCTTCGGCGGCTTCCGCCGGGCCCGCATTTCCAGCCAGGCGCAGAAGCGGGCGGTGCGGGTGGCCTTTAAGGAGTGGTCTCTCCTTTCGCAGGCGGAGGTGGCGGTGCGCACCAAGCGCCTCCTGGAAGCCCTGCTGGAGCGGCTAAGGGATGTGCCGGAGGACAAGGCCAAGCTGGCGGCGGAAAACGCCCTGAATGCCTTAGGGTTCGGGGTCAAGGGGGGGAGGACGGAATATCTGCTCTTCCTGGGTGCGGGGGAGCTGGACCGGTTGGCGGGGCTCATTCGGAATAACCTGGAAACCCTCACCGCCCAGGAGGCCAAGGGCAAGAAGAAGGCCGAGGTGGATGGGGAGCTCAAGAAGGCTTTGGAAAAGGTGCTGGACGGGGGCAAGGCGGTGGACCTGGCCCTCTTCGGCCGGATGCTGGCGGACCGCCCCGAGTTTGGGGTGGACGCCGCCTGCCAGGTGGCCCATGCCCTTTCCACCCACAAGGTGGACCGGGAGTTTGACTTCTACACAGCCGTGGACGATCTGAACCCCAAGGAGGAGACGGGGGCGGGAATGATGGGGGACGTGGAGTTTTACTCCGCCACCATGTACCGCTATGCGGTGGTGAACCTGGACAAGCTCCTGGAAAACCTGCAGGGGGATCAGGAGCTTGCCCGGAAAGGGGCCCTGGCTTTCCTGGAAGCCTTTGCCCTCACCCTGCCCTCGGGCAAGCAGAACAGCTTCGCCGCCCACAACCCGCCCCTTTTCCTGGCCTTCCGCGCCGGGGTGGGGATGCCCCGCAACCTGGCCACCGCCTTTGAGAGGCCCATCTGGCCCAAAGAGGGCAAGGCCCTCTCCGACCTCTCCGTGGAGGCCCTGGCCCGGGAGTGGGCCAAGTTTGACCGGGCTTACGGCCCCCTCTCCCCGGAGTGGAAGGGTGCCCTGAACCTCACCGAAGGGGAGGCGGAAGGCCTTCCCCCGGCGCAAAGCCTTCCGGAGTTGAGGGGAAAGGTGGAGGAGGCCCTTAGGGCCCTCTTGGAGGGCTAG